The window CCGGGGCCGGCCCGGCGCTCGCGGCGGCTCGCGCGGTGCGCCGCGCCGCGGGGCCGTCGGCCGACCTGCCGCGCGCCCGCTACGTGCGTCTCTCGGCGGCGGAGGAGCCTCGTGGCTTCGGCCGCTCCTGAGTTCGAGCTCTACCGCCTTCGCCCCGCCGTCCTCGCGGACGTCGCCGAGGTCACCGCGATCGAACAGGCTTCCTTTCCCGTGCCGTGGAGGCGCGAGTTCTTCGAGAGCGAGCTGCGCGAGCTCCATCCGCCGCGCTACAACCGCGTGCTCGAGCGCCAGCTTCCGGGAATGCCGCGCCTCGCGGCGTACCTGTTCGCCGTCATCCTCTTCGACGAGTTCCACGTCAACAAGATCGCGACCCATCCGGCGGTGCGCGGAGAGGGACATGGGAGACGGCTCATGCGCGACGCGATCGACGCCGCGCGCGATCGGCGGGCCGCATCGATCGTCCTCGAGGTGCGGCTGTCGAACGCCGAAGCGATCCGCTTCTATCGCGCCTTCGCGTTCGTCGAGGTCGGCCGGCGAAAACGCTACTACAAGGACGGCGAGGACGCCCGTGTCATGATGCTTCCCCTCCTCGAAGAGCCCTTCCTCCGCGGCTGAAACGATGCCCGGAGCGCTCGGAATCCCGCTCCCTTCGGCGTTCCCCGGCTTTCCGATTTTCCGCTACAATCGAGACGTGGCCAGGGCGTTTCTCCACCGCCGCAAATTCCCCCCAGAAAGGAGAGTCTGAGCATGGTAGGTACCGACCTTTCCGAGGAGCTCGCGCACGACGAGAGATACCAGGAGCTTCAGCGGCAGCACCAGGAACACGAACGGCTCCTGCACCAGTTCGCCGAGAAGGGGCACCTGACCGAAGAAGAAGATTTCCAGGAAAAACGCCTCAAGAAGGAAAAGCTCGCCCTGAAGGATCAAATGGAGGCGATCCTCCGCCGCCACCGAGAAACCGCGACGGCGTGAGAATCCCGATCGCCGGAGAGGGAGCGCCCTTCCTCGCGCTCCCTCTCCTGGGAACGCTCGCGGCCGCCGTGTTCTCCGTCTGGTGGGCGGCGGCCATCCTCGGCCTCCTGACCCTCTTCCTGATCCAGTTCTTCCGCGATCCCGAACGCTCTTCCGGAGCGCCGGCCGAGTGCGTCCTCTCCCCCGCCGACGGCACGGTTCTGACCGTCGGCGACGCACCCTCGGGAGAAGCGGCCGCGGAGCTCACCCGGAAGGTCGTCATCTTCATGTCCGTCTTCAACTGCCACGTCAACCGCTCGCCGATCTCCGGCACGATCACCCGATACACGTACACCCCGGGCCAGAAGCTCGCCGCCTTTTCCCCGAAGGCCTCGGTCGACAACGAGCAGAACATGATCGATCTCGCCGGAGAGGGACGCCGGGTCGTCTTCAAGCAGATCGCCGGGGCGCTCGCGCGCCGGATCGTCTTCCGGAAGAAGCCGGGCGACCACTGCGCGCGCGGGGAACGGGTCGGCATGATCCGCTTCGGCTCGCGCGTCGACGTCTTCCTGCCGCCCGAAACGGCGGTCGAGGTCAAGCCGGGAGACAAGGTCAAGGCAGGACTGTCGGTCGTCGCGCGCTTCCGGGGGACGCGATGAGCGAGGTCGTCCGGCCCCGCCGGCGAGGCGCGCGCCGCGGCCTCTACGTCCTCCCGACCCTCTTCACGGTCGGCAACCTCTTCTGCGGCTACCTCTCGATCTGGAACTCGATCCAGGGGAACTTCGAATGGGCCGCCGGGCTGATCTTCATCGCCGCGCTCGCCGACGGGCTCGACGGGCGCGTCGCGCGGCTGACCCACACGGCCTCGGAATTCGGGGAAGAGTACGACTCGCTCGCCGACGTGATCTCCTTCGGGATGGCGCCGGCGATTCTCATGTATTTCTGGGGACTCTCGGGCCAGCCCGACCTGCAGCGGCTCGGGTTCATGGTCTCCTTCCTCTTCGTCGTGTGCGGATCGATGCGGCTCGCGCGGTTCAACATCCAGACGCACGTCGTCGACAAGCGGTTCTTCGTCGGCCTCCCGATCCCGATGGCCGCCTCGGTTCCCGCCTCGATCGTGCTGTCGAACCCGCGCGCGCAGATCACCCGCCCCGCTTTCTTCCTCCTCCTCGCCGCGACCGCGATCCTGTCGTACCTGATGGTCTCGACGATCCGGTATCGCTCGTTCAAGGACCTCGATCTGAAGCGCCGGCGCCCGCTCGGCGTGCTCCTCATCATCGCGCTCGTGATGGCGTTCATCGGATTCCGCCCCGCGATCGCCCTGATGACGATCTCCGTGGTGTTCGCGCTCTCCGGCCCGATCCTCCGGGGCGTCGCGCTCCTCCGCCGCAAGGCGCGATGAAGGACGCCGGGCGGAAGCTCCGCATCGGGCTGACCGATCCCGAGGGCCCCCTCGCCCGGCACCTGCGGGACGTGTTCGCCGGAAGCGGACTTCCGGTCTCCCGGTTCGTTCCGCTCGGAACGGAAGAGGAGGCCGGGGCGCTGAAGCCCGGCGCGGAGGAGCCGGAGATCGTCGTCCCGCCGGCTCGCGAGACCGTCGGCGATCTGGATCTGCTCGTCCTCGCCGGCTCGCCCGTCGACGACGAGGCGCGCCGGCTCGCGAGGGAGAACGGCGTCGCCGTCTGGGACGCCGCCGATACCCCTCCCGCGGCGTTCGGGTGCGCGGCGATCCTGGAGTCCGCGGCGCCGGAGTCCGCGGTCTTCACGCTGCTCGTCCCCGCCGCCGAGGAAGGGACGCGCGGAATCCAGGAGCTCTTTCGCCAGAGCGGCGACGCGCTGAATTTCCGCGATACGGAAGCGCCGGTCTTCG is drawn from Thermoanaerobaculia bacterium and contains these coding sequences:
- the rimI gene encoding ribosomal protein S18-alanine N-acetyltransferase, coding for PGPARRSRRLARCAAPRGRRPTCRAPATCVSRRRRSLVASAAPEFELYRLRPAVLADVAEVTAIEQASFPVPWRREFFESELRELHPPRYNRVLERQLPGMPRLAAYLFAVILFDEFHVNKIATHPAVRGEGHGRRLMRDAIDAARDRRAASIVLEVRLSNAEAIRFYRAFAFVEVGRRKRYYKDGEDARVMMLPLLEEPFLRG
- a CDS encoding phosphatidylserine decarboxylase family protein, with translation MRIPIAGEGAPFLALPLLGTLAAAVFSVWWAAAILGLLTLFLIQFFRDPERSSGAPAECVLSPADGTVLTVGDAPSGEAAAELTRKVVIFMSVFNCHVNRSPISGTITRYTYTPGQKLAAFSPKASVDNEQNMIDLAGEGRRVVFKQIAGALARRIVFRKKPGDHCARGERVGMIRFGSRVDVFLPPETAVEVKPGDKVKAGLSVVARFRGTR
- a CDS encoding DUF465 domain-containing protein; this translates as MVGTDLSEELAHDERYQELQRQHQEHERLLHQFAEKGHLTEEEDFQEKRLKKEKLALKDQMEAILRRHRETATA
- the pssA gene encoding CDP-diacylglycerol--serine O-phosphatidyltransferase, which encodes MSEVVRPRRRGARRGLYVLPTLFTVGNLFCGYLSIWNSIQGNFEWAAGLIFIAALADGLDGRVARLTHTASEFGEEYDSLADVISFGMAPAILMYFWGLSGQPDLQRLGFMVSFLFVVCGSMRLARFNIQTHVVDKRFFVGLPIPMAASVPASIVLSNPRAQITRPAFFLLLAATAILSYLMVSTIRYRSFKDLDLKRRRPLGVLLIIALVMAFIGFRPAIALMTISVVFALSGPILRGVALLRRKAR